One region of Salvia miltiorrhiza cultivar Shanhuang (shh) chromosome 3, IMPLAD_Smil_shh, whole genome shotgun sequence genomic DNA includes:
- the LOC131018839 gene encoding actin-binding protein wsp1-like, with protein MDVRGACESPARHVDVARVPPDNHTATHAKEACDCLESRAVVHVACGLLTISVQIKVANLFQKQKPRHPHRWPPPPLLRHRTLQTPPPPPPQQQQDLYFFSPKLIKPYTRLVSLPIPTLITLNWPPVPPHPHPHPQDPSQLLYPLASSGRGFLRPVALPASRPAQRPPFMFPYLDQGQGNPVFVRPNHLPHVLIGSAPGTSGNAAATGAMPAVVKGIPVPSSHQPKVGLPSASISDNNGHKDSRDRTKDDAFVIIRDRKVRMHEKTSLYALCRSWLRNSSPEETQPQYLDTVKSLPRPLPVAAQDSDAPDKIAKDKEEDEDKDSCEHLSEKELLQRHIKRAKRVRSRLREERLQRITRYKTRLALLLPPMVEQHFKNESGPAN; from the exons ATGGATGTGCGGGGAGCATGCGAATCTCCCGCTCGACATGTCGATGTGGCACGAGTGCCACCTGACAACCACACAGCGACGCATGCAAAAGAGGCATGCGACTGTCTTGAGTCCCGAGCTGTTGTGCATGTTGCTTGTGGGTTGCTAACGA TAAGTGTTCAAATCAAGGTAGCTAACCTCTTTCAAAAACAAAAACCGCGCCACCCCCACCGATGGCCCCCTCCACCCCTCCTCCGCCACCGGACGCTTCAAACGCCGCCACCTCCGCCGCCGCAGCAACAACAAGACCTCTATTTCTTCAGCCCCAAACTTATCAAACCTTATACTCGCCTCGTCTCCCTTCCAATCCCAACCCTAATTACCCTCAATTGGCCCCCCGTCCCCCCTCATCCCCACCCACATCCTCAGGATCCCTCGCAGCTTCTCTACCCACTTGCCTCATCGGGTCGTGGATTCCTCCGGCCCGTTGCCTTGCCAGCTTCCCGCCCCGCCCAGCGCCCGCCGTTTATGTTTCCCTACCTGGATCAGGGTCAGGGCAATCCGGTTTTTGTGCGGCCGAACCACTTGCCCCACGTACTAATTGGATCGGCTCCCGGTACGTCTGGTAATGCTGCTGCTACCGGAGCAATGCCCGCTGTAGTTAAAGGAATTCCTGTTCCGTCTTCACACCAACCAAAG GTTGGTCTTCCTTCAGCTTCGATATCTGATAATAATGGCCATAAAGATTCAAG GGATAGAACTAAAGATGATGCTTTTGTAATAATCAGAGATAGGAAG GTTAGAATGCATGAAAAAACCTCTCTTTATGCCCTCTGCCGGTCATGGTTGAGGAATAGTTCTCCTGAAGAAACTCAG CCACAGTATCTGGATACTGTCAAATCTCTTCCAAGACCTTTGCCTGTAGCTGCACAAGATTCAGATGCACCTGATAAAATAGCAAAAGACAAAGAGGAAGATGAG GATAAAGACTCTTGTGAACATTTGTCTGAGAAAGAGCTCTTGCAAAGACACATTAAACGTGCGAAGAGGGTTCGATCACG GCTAAGAGAAGAACGGCTTCAAAGAATTACAAGATATAAAACTAGACTTGCTCTTCTCTTGCCACCAATGGTAGAGCAACACTTCAAAAATGAATCTGGTCCAGCAAACTGA